One part of the Nitrospiraceae bacterium genome encodes these proteins:
- a CDS encoding site-specific integrase, with product TINRELEVLTKMMRLGYENHKVARIPIIRQLKEAAPRSGFFERRDFESVRRQLRVDLQVAICIAYTYGWRVQSEVLSLSLAQVDLEAGTLRLDPGSTKNEDARVVYLTADLKTFIAEQMDRVKALSKKLQRIIPHLFPHLTGRHIGERIQDFRKAWATACKKVGLPGMLRHDCRRTAVRNLVNAGVSERVAMKITGHRTREVFDRYHIVSPSDLQEASRKLSAPVLGTISGTPKPAVIDPPKLSVR from the coding sequence GACCATCAATCGAGAATTAGAAGTTCTGACGAAGATGATGCGGTTAGGCTACGAAAATCACAAGGTAGCAAGGATTCCCATTATTCGCCAACTCAAGGAGGCCGCTCCCCGATCGGGCTTCTTTGAGCGGAGAGATTTCGAGAGCGTGAGAAGGCAATTGCGTGTGGACCTTCAGGTGGCCATCTGCATCGCCTATACGTACGGTTGGAGAGTTCAGAGCGAAGTATTGTCGCTGTCCCTCGCGCAAGTGGATCTGGAGGCTGGTACCTTACGGCTGGATCCGGGCAGCACCAAGAATGAAGACGCGCGGGTGGTCTACCTGACGGCGGACCTGAAAACCTTCATCGCCGAGCAAATGGACCGGGTCAAAGCGCTCAGTAAAAAACTTCAGCGCATCATTCCCCATCTGTTTCCGCATCTCACAGGAAGGCATATCGGCGAACGTATCCAGGATTTCCGGAAGGCTTGGGCGACAGCCTGCAAGAAGGTGGGACTACCAGGAATGCTCCGACATGATTGCCGGCGTACAGCGGTCCGGAATTTAGTCAATGCGGGGGTGTCCGAGCGAGTGGCCATGAAGATTACGGGTCATCGGACCAGAGAGGTCTTCGACCGGTACCATATCGTGAGTCCGAGTGATCTTCAGGAGGCATCGAGAAAGCTGTCTGCTCCAGTTCTGGGCACGATTTCGGGCACGCCGAAGCCCGCCGTTATTGACCCCCCAAAGTTAAGTGTGCGATAA